The Bifidobacterium animalis subsp. animalis ATCC 25527 genomic interval CGATTTGCTCGCGGTAGTCAACGACTGAACTAGTTCGAACTAGTCCTGCCCTTCGAAGCCGGTCCGTTGCGGGCCGGCTTTTCGTTTGTCTGGCGTCTCCGTTGGCCATTCCGTGTCACTGCGCGCAATGTGGGCAATGAAGGATGCCGTACATTGGCCGTTTCGTTCCTGCGCGCGTGATATGACCGTGGGGCGGTCCAACATGCGTGCGGCGCGCCTGCATCCGCATCGTCGGGCGCCCCGATATCTGGTGTGAGTGCTCGGAATAGGCGCAGGCGGAATCAGATTGATATGGAGCGAGGGCTCGGAGTCTGGATTGTGGCGAGCATGTGAATGCGACACGCCGAAGGTTGCTGATGTACGGCTTATGTGCCATACTAGCCAAGTTGCCGGTTGAGACCTCAACCGAAAACGATGGCGGATTTCCCAAGCGGTCAAAGGGACCTGACTGTAAATCAGGCGCTTCGTGCTTCAGTGGTTCGAATCCACTATCCGCCACGCCTCGATAGCTCAGTGGTAGAGCACTTCCTTGGTAAGGAAGAGGTCGTGAGTCCGATTCTCACTCGAGGCTCGATGGCGGGATAGCTCAGCTGGCTAGAGCGTACGACTCATAATCGTAAGGTCAAGAGTTCGAGTCTCTTTCTCGCTACTACGTCGGGTAACCGGCAGCTTAACGACAAAATGAGGTGAATTCAATGGCAAGCAAGAGCGCAGACATTCGTCCGGGCATCACGCTGGCGTGCACCGTGTGCAAGGAGCGTAACTACATTACGACCAAGAACCGCCGTAACACCCCGGATCGTCTCGAACTCAAGAAGTTCTGCCCGAAGTGCGGCAAGCAGACTCTCCACCGCGAGACCCGCTGATTCAAGGCTTCTAAGCTAATCTTAAAACCCGGCCAGATGGTCGGGTTTTTTGTTACTGTGGGCTATATGACAAGTTTTGCTGAACTCACCACCATGGGTGTTGGTGGCTATATCGAACGTTTCGTCGAACCGACCACGCGCGTGGCGCTGATCGAGGAGGTGGAGGACGCCGACTCCAAAGGCACTCCGCTCTGCGTGATCGGCGGCGGCTCGAACATGCTCGCCTCCGACGACGAATTCCACGGCGTGGTGATCCGTGACGCACGCCGCAACATCACCGTGCCGGATGAAGCGGCCCCCGTTGAGGGCGGCGACTACACCGTGCATGTGAACGCGGAGGCCGGCGTGAATTGGGACGACCTCGTGCAGTTCTGCGTGGAACGTGGGCTTGAAGGACTTGAGGGGCTTTCCGGCATTCCGGGCACGGTTGGCGCGAGCGTGGTGCAGAACATCGGCGCATATGGCCAGGAGGTCGCCTCCGCGGTGGAATCCGTTGAGGTGTGGGACCGTGAGGAGAAGAAGACGCTCGAGATGAGCAATGTCGACATGCAGTTCGGCTACCGGTTCAGCCTGCTCAAACGCAGCATGTACAAGGCTCCGGGCATCCCGAACGCGCAGTATTACCCGACGCCGCGCTATATTGTGCTATCCGTGACCTTCGCGCTCGTGCACACCGGAACCGGCACGGTGAACTACCCGCAACTGGCGAGTGCGTTGAATGTGAATCTGCATGACCGCATGCCCATCGACCGCATCCGTGCCGCCGTGCTCGAGGTGCGCGCTTCCAAAGGCATGCTTGAGGATGCCACGCGGTACCGTGAGCCAATCATGGTGGGCACGAAGCGTGCAGATCAGGTGGAGGCTGCCATCGCCGCTCAGCATGCTTTCCGCGAGCAGCATGATGGTGCCGCTCGGAACATGATCATCGACATCGCTTCCGACACCGGCACGAATTCCGATCCGAACCGCCATTCCTGCGGCTCCTTCTTCATGAACCCCATTATCAGCGAAGCTGACGCTGCCCGTCTGCCAGAGGATGCGCCGCGCTTCCCGGCCACGTTGCCGGATGGCTCGACCGGAGTGAAGACCTCCGCCGCCTGGCTCATCGACCATGCCGGCTTCCACAAGGGGTACAAGCTGTCTGACGATGCACGGGCGGGCCTGTCTACACTCCATACGTTGAGCATCACGAACCGCGGTGGCGCTACCTGCGATGACATCGTCAAGCTGGCCGATGCGATTCGCGACGGCGTGCACAAGCAGTTCGGCGTGACGCTGATTTCCGAGCCTGTGCTCGTGAACGTGATGTTGTGACGGTGCCGGACCATCTGGACCATATTCCAGATGGTGAACGCCCGTGTTCTGTGTTCATACGGCGATATTCGAAGAAACGCCCGGATTTGCTCCCCAGAGGAGCAATATCCGGGCGTTTCCTGTATATGGTGCCGGATTTGTTACGCTGTGCGGATTACTGAGAGCGTAATCCGTAAACAAGGGGTCGTACTATGACGACAACAGAACCGACAGAGAGCCAAAAGCACACTGGACCGGTGAGTTTGTTCATGGGAGTATAAGGGCACATCGTGCAGATTTTTAGAACGAAGTCCGTCGAGCAGACGCTGGCGGAGACAGAGGAAGAGGGACATTCTCTCAAGAGGAATCTTGGCTGGTGGGATCTGGCCGTCATGGGCGTGGCCGTTGCCGTGGGCGCGGGCATCTTCTCGGTGGGTGCGCAGGCTGCGGCATTCCACGCGGGACCGGCGGTCATCATCAGTTTCATCATCGCCGGCATCGTGTGCGGGGCGGCGGTCATGTGCTATGCGGAGTTCGCGTCGGTGATGCCGGTGGCGGGTTCGGCGTACACGTTCACGTATGCCACGCTTGGTGAGATTTTCGCGTGGATCATCGGCTGGGACCTGATTCTCGAGATGCTCATGGCCGGTTCGGTCATCTCCAAGTTCTGGGGCGTGTATCTCAACGATTTTCTGCGTCTCATGGGCGTCAACTTCAACACGAATATCATGATCGGCTCGTTCCATCTCGACATCGCGCCCATCGTGATCGTCGCGTTCTTCACCACGTTGCTGGTGCTCGGCACGAAGATCGGCGCACGCGTGGACGGCGCGATGACCGTGCTCAAGATAGCCGTCGTGCTGTTCGTCGTCATCGTCGGCTTCTTCTATGTGAAGGCCTCCAACTACACGCCGTTCATCCCCCCGGCCGAACCCTCGGCGGACGTGGCGAATGCGACCACGGTGCACGGAACCTTGGGCCAACCGCTGTTCCAGTGGCTCACGCATATGAGCCCGACCATCTACGGTGTTCCAGGCATCATCTCGGGTGCCGCACTCGTGTTCTTCGCCTTCATCGGCTTTGACGTCGTCGCCACTGCATCCGAGGAGACCCGTAATCCGAAGCGTAACGTGCCGCTCGGCATCGGCGTGGGCATGGCGCTCATCATCGTCATGTACGTGCTCGTTGCCATCGTGACCACCGGCATGGTCTCCTACAAGCAGCTCGCCTCCGTCGAGAACCCGTCGCTGGCCACCGCATTCGAGCTGGTGGGGGCGGACTGGGCCGCCAAGATCATCAGCTTCGGCATCTGCCTTGGCCTGGCCACCGTGGTCATGGTGCTGCTGTTGGGACTCACGCGCGTCGTGTTCGCCATGAGCCGCGACGGTTTGCTTCCACGTGCCCTTTCGACCACCGGCAAGCACGGCACTCCGGCACGTCTGCAGATTGTCGTCGGCGTGGTCGTCGCCATCATCGCCGCGTGCTTCAACATTGACGTGCTGAGCGACATGGTGAATATCGGCACGCTTTCCGCGTTCACACTGGTGGCCCTCGCCATCCCGATCATGCGCAAGCGCAGGCCCGATTTGAAGCGCAGCTTCCGAATGCCAGGCAATCCGTGGGTTCCGCTGCTCGTCGCGCTTGCGAACTTCTACCTCATGCTGAACCTCACCGTGCTCACCTGGATCCGCTTCCTCATATGGCTCGTGGTTGGCTTCATCATCTACTTTGCCTACGGGTACAACCATGCGCGCGTGGGCACCGGTGAACTTGACGCCGAGGTGGTCAAATACGAGAAGCAGCGCCAGCTCAAGGCGCAGCGCGCGAAACAGTCCGGTTCCGTCGGCCGGGGGAATGATGCGGCCGTGACCAAGGTCGAAGCCGGCAAAGACTGAGATCGGTTTGCCCGCCATTTCACACGCCAGTGCTGAATGGACGGTGGATGGCCCCTATTGGCCGCTTTGCGCACGCGCGGACATGTTCGCCAAGGACATGCCCGCGCTTTGTTTTATGGGTGTAGGCGGGTAGTCTGGTAGGGACTTTGAGAAACAAGGAGGAGCCATGGCCTACGTGATCGCGCAGCCCTGCGTCGACGTGAAAGACAAGGCGTGTGTAGACGAATGCCCGGTGGATTGCATCTACGAGGGCAAGCGCTCGCTGTACATCAATCCGAACGAATGCGTCGATTGCGGCGCATGCGAACCAGTGTGCCCGACCGAGGCAATCTTCTATGAAGACGATCTGCCGCCGGAGTGGGAGTGGTACAAGGATGCCGCCGTTGAGTTCTTCGCCGAGGTGGGCGATCTCGGTGGTGCACAGGCTGCCGGTCCCATTGGCAAGGATCCGCAACGTGTCGCCGATCTGCCGCCACAGAACGCCGCCTGAGCATAGTAATCTGCAATCGCGTGCGCCTTCCCAGGTGCACGCGATGCCATAGTGATACAAGTCACTCGCATTCGCCCGTATTCGTAGGAGAGCCATGGGATTCAAGGATTTCAGCACGCCATATGATTGGTCTCGCGTGGGCCGGTACAAACGCATCGCGCAGGCGGTGCCCGGTGGCATGGTCGATCTGTCGGTCGGTTCGCCGGTGGATGCGGTACCGGATTCCGTGCGCAAGGCGCTCGCCGTCAGCGCGAACGACGCAAACGCCTGTGGCTACCCGGTGACTGGCGGCACGGCAGACCTGCGCCGTGCGATCTGCGAATGGTTCCGCGACTGCCGTGATGTGGAGATCGAGGCGATAGGGGCTGATGTGGTGCCGACGGTCGGCTCCAAGGAGGGTGTGGCGATGATGGCGTCGCTGCTCCAACTCAGCTCCGGCGACGTGGTGGTCCAACCGCGGGTGAGCTACCCCACCTACGAGATCGGCACCCAGGTGGCTGGTGCCACGGTGGTCAAGGTCGACGACGTCGCCGCAGTGGATTCATGGCACAACATACCCGGTGTGAAGGCAATCTGGGTGAACTCTCCGAG includes:
- the fdxA gene encoding ferredoxin, with the translated sequence MAYVIAQPCVDVKDKACVDECPVDCIYEGKRSLYINPNECVDCGACEPVCPTEAIFYEDDLPPEWEWYKDAAVEFFAEVGDLGGAQAAGPIGKDPQRVADLPPQNAA
- a CDS encoding APC family permease, which encodes MQIFRTKSVEQTLAETEEEGHSLKRNLGWWDLAVMGVAVAVGAGIFSVGAQAAAFHAGPAVIISFIIAGIVCGAAVMCYAEFASVMPVAGSAYTFTYATLGEIFAWIIGWDLILEMLMAGSVISKFWGVYLNDFLRLMGVNFNTNIMIGSFHLDIAPIVIVAFFTTLLVLGTKIGARVDGAMTVLKIAVVLFVVIVGFFYVKASNYTPFIPPAEPSADVANATTVHGTLGQPLFQWLTHMSPTIYGVPGIISGAALVFFAFIGFDVVATASEETRNPKRNVPLGIGVGMALIIVMYVLVAIVTTGMVSYKQLASVENPSLATAFELVGADWAAKIISFGICLGLATVVMVLLLGLTRVVFAMSRDGLLPRALSTTGKHGTPARLQIVVGVVVAIIAACFNIDVLSDMVNIGTLSAFTLVALAIPIMRKRRPDLKRSFRMPGNPWVPLLVALANFYLMLNLTVLTWIRFLIWLVVGFIIYFAYGYNHARVGTGELDAEVVKYEKQRQLKAQRAKQSGSVGRGNDAAVTKVEAGKD
- the rpmG gene encoding 50S ribosomal protein L33; the protein is MASKSADIRPGITLACTVCKERNYITTKNRRNTPDRLELKKFCPKCGKQTLHRETR
- a CDS encoding FAD-binding protein, producing the protein MTSFAELTTMGVGGYIERFVEPTTRVALIEEVEDADSKGTPLCVIGGGSNMLASDDEFHGVVIRDARRNITVPDEAAPVEGGDYTVHVNAEAGVNWDDLVQFCVERGLEGLEGLSGIPGTVGASVVQNIGAYGQEVASAVESVEVWDREEKKTLEMSNVDMQFGYRFSLLKRSMYKAPGIPNAQYYPTPRYIVLSVTFALVHTGTGTVNYPQLASALNVNLHDRMPIDRIRAAVLEVRASKGMLEDATRYREPIMVGTKRADQVEAAIAAQHAFREQHDGAARNMIIDIASDTGTNSDPNRHSCGSFFMNPIISEADAARLPEDAPRFPATLPDGSTGVKTSAAWLIDHAGFHKGYKLSDDARAGLSTLHTLSITNRGGATCDDIVKLADAIRDGVHKQFGVTLISEPVLVNVML